In one window of Clarias gariepinus isolate MV-2021 ecotype Netherlands chromosome 10, CGAR_prim_01v2, whole genome shotgun sequence DNA:
- the LOC128531919 gene encoding cytochrome P450 2F2-like, with translation MLGSGILVVFCVCLLFFFIRLQRPKNFPPGPRPLPIFGNLFHFNIKNPLKDFEKLAEQYGNIYSLYIGTKPAVVLNGLKVIREALVTKSEDFSGRPQNIIKDLTEGKGVIMADYGLQWKEHRRFALMTLRNFGLGKQSMENRILGEIDHLIAKLKKYAGSSLYPQTLFHDATSNIIYLVLFGTRYDYGDETLKMYIQMFTENLKITGGTWAMIYDALPVVRSMSLPFKKAFDNYSAMKIMTANMINKHKTTRVSGEPRDFVDCYLDEFDKRGNDSTFSEEQLVAYILNLHVAGTDTTSNTLLTAILYLMVHPDIQKRCQNEIDQVMEGKSQATFEDRNNIPYTQAVIHECQRVANTVPSALHCTTRDTELMNYTIPKGTMIIPNLSSVLSEEGQWKFPHDFNPANFLNDQGQFEKPEAFLPFSAGPRVCLGEGLARMELFLFLVTLLHHFQFVWPEDAGEPDFTPVFGTTLTPKPYRMEVRLRQTVKEM, from the exons ATGCTAGGCTCCGGGATTCTGGTTGTTTTTTGTGTCTGCCTCTTATTCTTCTTCATCAGGCTCCAGAGGCCCAAAAACTTTCCTCCTGGACCACGACCTCTTCCTATATTTGGAAACTTGTTTCATTTTAACATCAAAAATCCTCTGAAAGACTTTGAGAAG tTGGCTGAGCAATATGGAAACATTTACAGTCTGTATATTGGGACAAAACCAGCTGTTGTTCTTAATGGTTTAAAAGTCATAAGAGAAGCTCTGGTAACCAAATCTGAAGACTTTTCAGGACGTCCACAGAACATCATTAAAGATTTGACTGAAGGAAAGG GAGTCATAATGGCTGATTATGGTCTTCAATGGAAGGAGCATCGGCGCTTTGCTCTTATGACACTAAGAAACTTCGGCTTGGGAAAACAGTCGATGGAGAACAGGATTCTGGGAGAAATTGATCACCTCATTGCAAAATTGAAGAAATATGCtg GAAGTTCCTTGTATCCTCAGACATTGTTCCATGATGCAACATCAAATATCATCTACCTGGTTTTGTTTGGCACGCGCTATGACTATGGTGATGAAACCCTTAAAATGTACATTCAGATGTTCACTGAAAATTTAAAGATCACTGGGGGAACTTGGGCAATG ATTTACGATGCACTTCCTGTGGTGAGGTCCATGTCCCTGccttttaaaaaagcttttgatAATTACAGTGCAATGAAAATCATGACAGCCAACATGATCAACAAGCACAAGACAACAAGAGTCTCAGGAGAACCAAGAGATTTTGTTGACTGCTATTTGGATGAGTTTGATAAG AGAGGCAATGATTCGACTTTCAGTGAAGAACAACTTGTGGCGTATATTTTGAATCTGCATGTAGCTGGAACAGATACAACATCCAACACACTGCTTACAGCGATTCTCTACCTCATGGTCCATCCAGACATTCAGA AGAGATGCCAGAATGAGATTGATCAGGTTATGGAGGGAAAATCTCAGGCAACTTTCGAGGACAGGAACAACATACCGTACACACAGGCTGTGATTCACGAGTGTCAGCGCGTTGCCAACACTGTCCCCAGTGCGCTCCACTGTACCACAAGGGATACTGAACTGATGAACTACACCATCCCAAAG GGAACTATGATAATCCCCAACCTGTCCTCAGTGTTGAGTGAAGAAGGCCAGTGGAAGTTTCCTCATGATTTCAACCCAGCAAACTTCCTAAATGATCAGGGACAATTTGAAAAGCCTGAGGCCTTCTTACCCTTTTCTGCTG GCCCTCGAGTGTGTCTTGGAGAAGGTCTGGCTCGCATGGAGCTCTTCCTCTTCTTGGTTACTCTTCTACAccactttcagtttgtttgGCCTGAAGATGCAGGAGAACCTGATTTCACACCTGTGTTTGGAACAACACTTACACCCAAACCATACAGGATGGAAGTCAGGCTGAGACAGACAGTCAAAGAAATGTAG